One segment of Castanea sativa cultivar Marrone di Chiusa Pesio chromosome 3, ASM4071231v1 DNA contains the following:
- the LOC142627606 gene encoding hydrophobic protein RCI2B produces the protein MTTATFVDIILAILLPPLGVFLRFGCEVEFWICLLLTLFGYLPGILYAIYVITK, from the exons atgaCAACTGCTACCTTCGTAGATATCATCTTGGCCATTCTTTTGCCTCCTCTTGGTGTTTTCCTCAGGTTTGGTTGCGAG GTCGAgttttggatttgtttgttGCTGACCCTTTTTGGCTATCTCCCTGGGATACTTTATGCTATCTATGTTATCACCAAGTGA
- the LOC142628001 gene encoding hydrophobic protein RCI2B-like: protein MTAATCIDIILAIILPPLGVFLKFGIRVEFWICLLLTILGYIPGILYALYIITK from the exons atgaCAGCTGCTACCTGCATAGATATCATCTTGGCCATTATTTTGCCTCCTCTTGGTGTTTTCCTCAAGTTTGGTATCCGG GTCGAgttttggatttgtttgttGCTGACCATTTTGGGCTATATCCCTGGGATACTTTATGCTCTCTATATTATCACCAAGTGA